One Aegilops tauschii subsp. strangulata cultivar AL8/78 chromosome 2, Aet v6.0, whole genome shotgun sequence genomic window, CTCGGTTGCAAAAGGAGCTGCGTCTCTGCCGGTGGGCCGCCACGTGTGGCTAGGGATCCTTCCTGATATTGCTTGTATTCCGAATGTGATGAACTTTGAATAAATTTCCCTAGTTACCTTCAAAAAAAACGCCTCTGCCGCTCATAGCGCTCAATTTAGTCCCACCCCACTGAGCAACGAATATGGAGGTGAGGTACGGAGATTTGCTATGTAGTATGTGCGGGTATCATAATATAAAGCATTACATTTGATGAGTTTGCCTGATGTAAACTGAATACCGAACCAAATAAGCCGATTAACCAAATTATCGATTAGCTGCTTTTGCTTGTTCATTTCGGTTTTATAGTTTTGCTAACCCAATTTAAAATAAACTGAATGGTAAAAACCAAGTTTTCCGGTTTCAACTGCCCACCCTACGATTAAAGAAAACTTCACGAGTTTAGAAAAAGTTCATCGGTttgaaaaaataacaaaaaaaatgaaattcaAAAGGTTCATTGATTCGAAAAAAATATCACAAATTTGAGAAAGAAGTTAACGACTTTGacaaaaaagttcacgaatttggaaaaagttcatttATTTGTAAAAAATTACGATTTTGACAAAAAAAGATCATGAATTTGTTTTATTTTTGCAAAATTTTAAAAATCAgtttatttcaaaaaaatcacggATTTAAAAAGTAAGTTAcagatttgaaaaaaaaaatcatgaatttaggaaatgttcacaaaatttagcaattgaaaaaataaataaaaagaagaagaaataaataaaaatttaAAAATGAATAAAACTTAAGAAAAAAGGCCAAACAACAGAAAAAATAAACAGATTGAGAAGATGCACGGCAGGAAGAGTAAAAGAAGAAATTAGGCATAGCAAGTGAGCCGTCCTAATTGGTTATAGCTATTGGAAGTAATCCAAGAGGTTTGGAGTTTGAATCTAATTCATGCATCTATTTTTTAAAGTTAAAAAAAATGGGCCAGGGCTAGGACAAAGGGGTATGTGCGTCGGTTTGTGTTACGCTACTTCAATTTGACTATCATGCCTTTTGTATAAAAAGGTATGGGATAGTATGAGTCGTTTTTGTGTTTAATGGTGTGCCGAAGCATAATTGGACTGCCCCAAGCGACGCCATTGGCAAAGAGAAAGGAACCTCCGACGTGCCACAGATGTATTGTGACCTTCTGGCGCTCGCCTGTTATTTGAGATCCATCGGCATCAGCACGAGCGGCAGAGAGAAACAACGGCGAAGAAGATAGCCGTCGAAATCATACTCCCGGCGCACGAGCGCTTGACCAACTCTCCCGTTCTAAATTATTTGACCGCTGTCCCACTCGCAGTGGCTCTGGCGGACCAGTCAAACACCACAACTTGCTGCTGCCTCTCTCCATTCAGCCTCTACCACCAACCTGAGAACATTTCTCCCCTCCAAAATCTCAGTCCCAGTCTTTGTTTTCTGCTCCTATATAAACGCCCCCAAAAAGCCAGGAGCCCAGGATAGAAAGACAGACACAACCTGTGACTAGAGCATACTCCTTTTCGGCGAGGACGAGTCGTCAGCAAATCAAGAACAGAACCACCCGCACGTACGTGCTCCGTCAAGCAAGATCCATCATCCATGGCCAACAATGGCGTCAAGGTCACCTACATCGAGACGCAGTTCGTCACCTCCGACGCCGCGGGCTTCAAGTCCCTCGTGCAGCGCCTCACCGGCAAGTCCGCCGAGGCCGGAGCCGAAGCCGCGGCGCGTCCGCTCCACCGGCCGCGCCCCAGCCGCCCAGCCGCCGAGGGGAGGAACGCCGTCGCCGGAGCACGAAGCCATTTCATGCCCGCCAAAGCGGGCGCGGTCGGTACAGCCGGGAACCACGTGCGGGCTGCCAAAGCCAACGCCGGCGCCGCGCAGCCGTGTCCGGATGAGCTGTACGGGCTCTGCGATTACTCGGAGCTGTTCTGCGCGGGCGAACGGCGCCATGGCGGCGGTTACAGTGATTTCCTCTATTGAGGTGTAAATACTCCTGGTTACGACGTCGGCAAATTCAATTCATTTTTTAGATGCTCCGTACTTCTGTCTGTTCAGTCTATTAGCGTCCCAATTTGGGAAATTGCAAATATAAGGAACTACTCCTGCCACGGATGATTCATTTGCATTGCGCTCCTGTCACAGCTTTTACGATTTGGACGTGTTCGGTTATTGTATGCGGATGAGTTGGTTGTATGCATCTCCGATGTAGAGGCGTGGCAACAAAAGCTTCCATTCATGAAAAGAAAAAGACGTTTTGCAACTTCTGGTGTGCCCCTTTTCCAAGAAAATGGGAGTAAAAAcatcattttcttttgaaaaGTGGTGATCCTCGGCCCTGCATCATTGTGGTGCACACCGTCATTCATATTAAAATGGTAAATATCAAAGGCTCAATCACAACCGCCCGATAATAGAATATCAACCAAACCGATTGATATATCACGTCTTATCGTCTCTCAACATCCAGTAGCACTAGATAGCACGGATTTAACCCGTACAAGATAGTCTCCAAAGAGGTAATAACTTGACTCCACCATACCCCAACTTGCACCTCATGTGATGATTTAGTCCCAAGGCAATCACAGCTCGACAATTGGCAGCTAGGTGGCTGGACCGGTCAGCGCACGCATTTTTGCACAAAACCCCCTGCCGTTTTCTTTTATCAACCCGCAATATAGCACACCTGAATTAAATGTGCCATGGTTTGCCATCCAAAAATTAGGCAATGCAGGGAACAAATACCTGCAGCAGACGCCGTCCGTCCATCGCTCTCGCCTCTCCGAACCATGCCGACACCACGGTCAGCTGACTGACACAATCGTCGTCACCGTCTTCACTTGTCACATCAAATCACCGGCCAGATCAGTTGAGCAGAGCGGAGCTGAGCAGCCAGCCGGGCAAGAGCAGCCTTCTCCATCGTCCATCCATGGGCAAGAGCTGGAATAGAAGAACCTCCGCTGCCACTGATCCACCTCAAAACATGTTCTCTGGCTTATTCCATCGCTTGCTCATCAGCCAGCAGTAGGCTACCCCTCGGCTTGCTTTGCTGCTGCTGCAATGCTGGCCCTGGCACGACAACAGAGGACCACACATACCAGCAGGAAACCTGATGCTCCGTGATCAGCAACGGCGAGGCGTAGTAATATTGCAACATGCTCTGCATTGCTGGTGTGTCACGCACAACAGATCCTCGTAGCCTCCCTTCCCTCCCTGCACTTGGACTCGTGGGGTTCAGTCGGCGGCTTCTTCATGTGCGCGCCCATCTCGCCCAGCATCGACATCACCACCGCGCCATCTTCAGTGCCAAGGCGGGTCTCTGGTTCACTTGATCCCCCTACAAGGCTCAGCCCCACGTCCTTCTCAGCGCCGTTCTCCTTCATCGCCTCCCTCACTTTCTCCACGTCGTCCCACCTCCCTTCCGCCGCGTAGATGTTCGAGAGGAGCACGTACGGGCCGACCTCCGCCGGCTTCATCTCGATCAGCTTCTTCCCGACAAACTCCCCGAGCTTGGAGCCATTCTGCATCTGAGAGGCCGAGACCATGGCGCCCCACAACGCGGGGGACGCCTTGCCTTGTAAATTCTGGATGAGGTTCTCCGAGCCTGTGAGCAGCCCGGCACGGCCGAGGAGGTCCATCATGCACCCGAAGTGCTCGGCCTTGGGCTCGATGCCGTAGAGCCTGACCATCCTGTCGAAGCACCACCAGCCCTCGAGCACCAGGCCGCCATGGGCGCAGGAACTCAGGACGCAGACAAAGGTCGTCTCGTTCGGCCTAGGCCCGCTCCTCTCCATCTCCAGGAACAGTTCGAGCGCCTTCTCGCTCTGCCCGTGCAGCCCGTAGCCGATGATCATCGAGTTCCAGGACGGAACGCTTCTTTCAGTCATCAAGTCGAAGATCTCCCTCGCGGTCTCCATCAGATTCCGACAGATTTAATTCAGGTGTGCTATACTGCGGGTTGATAAAAAGAAACGGCGGGGGGTTTTGTGCAAAAGTGCGTGCGCTGACCGGTCCAGCCACCTGGCTGCCAATTGTCGAGCTGTGATTGGCCTGAGACTAAATCATCACATGAGGTGCAAGTTGGGGTATGATGGAGTCAAGTTTTGCAAGTTTAGAACTAAATCGTCACATTATTAGGGTACCTGGGGTGCTATTACCTCGTCTCCAAAAGAATTAGAGCATCTCAATTAGACGGTCCAAATGTAAAAGTACCTAACTTTTGGACCGTCTGGGGCAAAAAACGCTGCTCCAACAAACGGTCCATATGCAAAAAAATTGGACCGCGGCCTCCTCGTGATGTAAAATCCAACATCTCGCGATGCAAATATACATCACGAGATGCATCTGGTCTAAaaccagccgccgcccgcgaaCGCCCAACCGCCACTTCATTTCCGTTCCCGCCCGCGCCCGTCCGCCCGCCCGCGACCCGCCGGCCGGAATCCGCCGCCGCGACCGCCCAAAACCTCGCCGTCGCCCGCGTCACCACCCCAcatccccgccgccgtcgcccccctCACCTCCCTGCCGCCGCCCGGACACCGCCGAATCGGGAGGCAGCCGGCGCGGGATTCGGCCCCTCCGGCGGTCCGGCTACCGCGGTACGCCTCCGCGGGGTCTCGGGCTGCCGCCGACCTGCTCCAGACGGCCGTGA contains:
- the LOC109748482 gene encoding pentatricopeptide repeat-containing protein At3g26782, mitochondrial-like; translated protein: METAREIFDLMTERSVPSWNSMIIGYGLHGQSEKALELFLEMERSGPRPNETTFVCVLSSCAHGGLVLEGWWCFDRMVRLYGIEPKAEHFGCMMDLLGRAGLLTGSENLIQNLQGKASPALWGAMVSASQMQNGSKLGEFVGKKLIEMKPAEVGPYVLLSNIYAAEGRWDDVEKVREAMKENGAEKDVGLSLVGGSSEPETRLGTEDGAVVMSMLGEMGAHMKKPPTEPHESKCREGREATRICCA
- the LOC120974670 gene encoding uncharacterized protein, producing MANNGVKVTYIETQFVTSDAAGFKSLVQRLTGKSAEAGAEAAARPLHRPRPSRPAAEGRNAVAGARSHFMPAKAGAVGTAGNHVRAAKANAGAAQPCPDELYGLCDYSELFCAGERRHGGGYSDFLY